A segment of the Lolium perenne isolate Kyuss_39 chromosome 3, Kyuss_2.0, whole genome shotgun sequence genome:
TGAGGACAGTCCAGCGACATCTCACAAAAATCAAAGGAATACGTGCGGCAGTTCTAGAATATGGACTTGTGTGGTGAGATATCAGACGTTGGACTACAGTCATGCGATAGTGTTATTTCAAAATAAATGAATCAGAAGTAATTTTAACATGGACGAAAATATAGTTGCAAGCACCGTAACTTAAAACATGCCTCTGAATTTTTGGACTTTGGGGTTGATGCTCATGGGCTTTGTGATGGCCGATGTTGATGACAGACGGTGCCATGACCTGGACCATGATTTTCCTCTCTGGAGAAATCTTAGGTTGGACAACTCGCGTCTTTTGGAACGCGTTTGGTAGCTTGCATCTAATTTGTGGCTCAGTGCGCTAGCGAGATGGGCTGACCTGCGCGTCGCGGACGGGCCATGAGCCATGAAAGCTTGGTCGTTTGGTAGCCTGTGCGGCCTTTTGCGCGCCGGAGAAGAAACTCAGGCCCCATCGTTTGGTTACCCGTTTACAGTACTTTCTTCCTTGCTCGTGCAACCCACAACCTCTTTGGTTGCAGATAGCTCAATGCTGTGGTAACCCCTTCAATTAGAGTGGTAAGGTTACATATTAGATTCAGTTTCATCACAAAAGGTGCTGGTAATACATAGCAACTACTTAGCGGGCGATGCATTACGAGCGAAGCAACAACTTCATGATGCATCACAGGTTCATCACAcaaggggttagtatataccacgtCGAACAAGTTCATCATTACATACCGGAGATCAGGTTGTAGCAAGTCCTAGCTAATGGAGGGATACAAGATCACCTCCCAAAATCAACAGATCATGACGAAGGAAGCATAAGCACTAAGCTGGAAACTGGTTGCGGAACCAGGTCCTAAGCCAGCTCCTCCACTCCGGTGGCTGCAGCTTACGGTAGACGACATACTCTGCTTCATTGTCTGCAATGAAGTCGATAGCCCTGGCCAACAAGTTAGGCTGAAACAGTTGCACCTTGCACACAAACCGGGGAGTGACGATCGTCTTCATCTGAGCGTAGTTCGTGATCGGGGTGCCGACGTACTGACGGTGCTTCGGGTAGCGCTGCAATCCACAAGGAACAACTGTTAGTGCGGACGATATTGACATATATATACTTTCAGATCTATGCAGGAACTCAATGAGGCTTCGTACCTGGATGTACTCGTCCGCCGTCCCTTCATCACCGCCATAGAAGCAGCAACCATCTTCGCTCCAGTCCAGAATGCGATCAGATTTCATCTTCATAATGACGCTCCACTTTGTCCTCCAGTTTCTGATGTGGTTGTATAGCTGAAGAGTGGTGACATGTACGCCGGCGAATGTAAAAACATCTGCGGCTCCTTGAATCCCATGTTAAGCAGACGCCGCTACGGACGAGCTGAACCAACCGGTTCATCACAAACTTTCATAgctcaggtttccaaaccatgCCTGGTTTGCTTACAATCAGACATGGCTGAGCATTCACAGTTGGCACAGACAGATCATGGGAGCCCAAAGGTAtatcaatgaactaccactacCACATCAATGAACAACGAGATAAGTAAGAGCGGCCTTACAGTCAAAGGAGCCACACGCAGCACCGAGGTCGGGAAAGCAGTGGACCCTGGCGAAGATGCAGGCAACACCACCGTCCTAGTGGAAGAGTCAACGGCGAGAACAGTCCCCGTCGTAGATTCAGATGCAACCTAGAAAACCTCCACAACCTCCACCGGAGACGAAGGAATGTCGTACAATGGATTCGTTCAGACACCGCTTGTGTACCCAAAAGATCTAGATCTAAGGCTAGGGTTTGCAGAAGCTTACCACAACCAAAGGCATCGACGCAGAGGAACAATACGACCATCCGCGGCCAGTAGCCACCGTCGCCGCCGCAAGCCTCGCCGACCGTGCGAGTGAGGTAGAGACAGCCATGTCGCTAGATCGGGAACGGTGGATGAGCTCGAAATGGGAGGGGAATGGGGGATTTGGATTTGCCGGTGAGAGAGCCGCCCCTATATACGGTGGTGAAAATTCAAGCACGGTGACCAAATTCATCCCGCAGAGATTTCACCGTCGCGCGCAAGCTCCCGCCATCTCCCGCGGTGGCTCTGCGAGGATGCCGCGTTCTCCCCTTCTGCAGAAACGGAGGTGACTCGCTAGAAACGACCAAATCGGGTGTTCCTCCAGGCCTGGCCCGAGGGTGCTTTGAAAGGCGGTTCGTGCAAGAACGGCCTCGGCTAGGTAACCAAACGGGCCAAAAAAAAGTTGGGCCGATGCGAGCCAGGGAGcatgcaggctaccaaacgcgcccttggTGTTGCAGTTGTAGCGGAGTTGTTACTGTTGCAAAGATGACGTAATTCGGCTTGTTTTTCTTCTCTGATCCATGATACACCTTTCTATGGTGAGAAGGGGAAAAAAATCCAAACATAATTCTAGCAGAATTCACAGGAGCATCTAGGTGAAGGACCTAGAGTTTGCATGGGGTTATTTTGGGTTTCCTACGATTTGTTCATTGTCAGCCGGACAGCTGCAACACTTAAATATCTGAATAACGAGAATGTGAATTGGCCTAAAAGTCTATTCATCAAAGGCAACATCCCATTTGACAAGAAAAATAGCCTCCAAAGAGTACCACTTGATCGAATATACATTATTTTTAAATAAGTATGACTACTTCGGTCCTAATAGGTAGTAACCGGTGGCTTATCTGAATAAGCAAAAACTTCGTTGGGCGTGGGACCAAACGGTCGACGGCAATTTCTCCGCCAAATCGGTGTATAGCGCCTTCTTCGCTGGGACCACTACGGCGTCGATCTCCACGGAGATTTGGCGGTTAAGAACCCCCTAAAGTTGCAAGTTCTTCGCGTGGCTCGTTGCGAGGAATAGATGCTGGACTGCGGACATGCTGCAACGACGTGGCTTACCACACCCCGCGGGTGCCCTCTGTGCGATCAGGAGCTGGAGTCGATCCAACATCTTCTTGTGGTTGTGTGGCGGCCCGTGAGGTCTGGGTTTGGGCCTTGACGAGGTGGGGGAAGATAGAGTGAATGCCGGCAGTGGATATGACTTCCTTCAGTGGTGGTCCTCCTTGCCCTGCCCCAGGGCATCGAGGAGGGACCTCTAGATGGCGGTGATCTTGATCTTCTGGTTTATCTGGAGACACTACAACGACGTGGTGTTCAACGGAGCGAGGCCTGAGGTGGGTGCCATTAGATGCAGGATCGAGGAGGAGTTTCAGAGATGTCGTTTAGCTAGGCCTTTCCGTTCGGAGTTTTTTGGTTTTCCCGAGTCGCTTTCGCACTCGTGGAGGGACAGAGATTAGCTTTACTTTGGGGAGTTGTCACCCTTTGTTGACACTGGGCCTTCTAGCTCTTTTCTTCTATATGATTGATAGTGATACACCTTCCAAGGTGTATTTTTGAAAGAAGAAAAAAATCTGTTTGTCAGTTTTTTAGATTGTCCTTTCTATGTTGTACGACAGAGAAGAAAAAGTCCACACATTATTCTAGTAGAATTCACAGGAGCATCTGGGGTGAAGGACCTAGGATTTGCATGGGAGCATGCCACTTGTTACGTGTATTTGTTGGATTTCCTGCACTTTGTTACAAGGTAGGTGGGTTTCCTACGATTTTGTTCATTGTCAGGATACCTGCAGCACATTTAATATCTGAATAATGAAAATGGAGCATTGGCCTAAAAGTCCATTCCTAAAAGGCAACATCCCATTTCACAAGAAAAATAGCCTCCAAAGAGTACCACTTGATCGAATATACAGTATTTTTGAATAAGTATGACTACTTCGGTCCTAATAGGCAGTAACTGGTGGCAAAAAGGTAGAGGAGAGGCACGTATATGCGGCATCTTTCTAGCCGTTGATTCCCCCATCCCGTCCATCCACCCGCTGGCCCCAGATTTGACCTTCCAAGCAGGTTCTTCTACGTTCGCGTGCATCCGATCCACGACTTGGACCCAGCGAGCGAGACTATTCCACACTCAATACGCTAAATTTTACCCCACTTGTGTGCACAGTCAGACGACCCACCAACTCGGTTCCTTCCTGCCTGCCCTGCCCCGCCTGCATATATAGCAGCTCAGCTGCCTCCCTGCTCTACCTCTCGCACTAGCAGCTTACTCATCCATCGATCAAGCGAGATCGATTTAATTAGCTCTACTCATTAGTTACACTTGCTGAGGGATGGATGATGTGTGGTGCAGCCTGGACATGGCCGCCGACATCTCCGGCCTCCACAGCGCCCTCGCCGACCCCTTCTGGCAACCATTCACCCAGTATGTCCCTTGGACGATCTTCATTCTCCTCGAATCCTCACTGATCGATAATGGAGTATCATACTAGCTCTTGTTCTTAACATTCTTCACTTGATATTGATGAACAGTTCTGCTGTGAGCTCCATCGGCAACGACAGTGCCTACTTCGGGGTCGACGACGTTGGTCTCATGGTTGAGGTGAGCAACTGATATAAATGCCGTTGATGGTACTTGCTCCCTAGCTTGTAAGTCGGATGGTTCGCTTATACAGATTGGCGGTCCTTGTTGTAGGTGGACGGCATGGCGGACATGGACACGACCGGCTTCTTCGGAGGAGAGGATGCCCGCTTCGTGCTGCCGCCGTCGACGTCGTCCTCGCTCTCGTCGAAGCGGTCCCTCTCCCTCGACAGCGGCGGATCCTCGGGGTCCATCACGCTGGACCACGCTGCCGCCCACGCCTCGCGGCAAcaagggccgccgccgccggtggcgcacCAGCCGTTCGACCATAACGACGAGGCGATCATGCGGGCCATGATGGCGGTCATGTCCTCCGGCTCGCCCTCCCCGACCTCGTCGGCCTCCTCGCGGGCGCAGCCGTTTTCCCGGGACAGCAGCGTGCAGCAGCAAGCATCAGCCATGGCGCCGCACCCGCGTGGAGGAGGAAATGGTGGCCACCACGTGATGGTGAAGAGCAGCCTCGCAGTGTCGCCGGAGGgaaccagcaacggcgccagccgGGGACAGCAGCCGGACAGCGGCAACAGCGGCCAGCTCTACCACATGATGTCGGAGAGGAAGAGACGGGAGAAGCTCAACGACAGCTTCCTCGCACTGAGGTCGCTCCTTCCCCCCTGCTCAAAGGTATAGACATCGCTATCACGTCCACTCATTCCAAAATCTCAACTATAATTAGCACTCCCTTTTGCTCCTATAGGTAGTTAATTAAGAGCATTGACACAGTCTCCGGTGTGTACTAACTTGCCCTTTTTTTCATTATAGTCGTACACTAGTAATATGAACTTCAGTCTCTTGCTGGTTGATAAAATGGCGAAAATGGCTAAAATAAGGCACAAAAACACATATATTCCTTCTTTTTGTTGATAAGGGAGATGATCCTCCCTGTTTGCTGCAATTTTCAAAAGAGACTTGGAAGAAGAGGGAGTAGTCTTGGTACTTCCGTCCTGCCTAGTCAAGATCACTGTTTGCTTGTTTAAACCACAAGAGACAAGGACATTGACAAGGGAAGGTCATAAGAAGGACCACTAGATTAGCTAAAATTAAAATACCAGAAGATATGTCTGTGGGGACAAGCTCGAAAGGTACAAAAACACGGAAGCTTCGGAGAGAAAGTAGACGTAGAATCCACCTTAACTTACCTTCTTATCCTTTTCCGCCACAAAATATAGAGTATATTGTGTACGCAATCATAAGTGGAGTATGCAGATGGCCTTAATAGATATTCCCTCCGGCACTAGATAAGTATTTAGGGCTAGAGGGAGTAATGGTATATCATTATAAAAAAAGATACTAATATATCGGAATTAGTATATCAGAAGACTAGGTGAAAGAAAAATTTATAAAGCTGATTGTGCGCATCACTTTGATATAGAGGCCAGGTTAGAACCTATTCTTTTTTAAAAATAAACTCTATATTTGATGTTTATCGTATTtcataaacaaaaaaaatgagaGAATTGTTATATAAAAAGTAGATGGCAACTTTTCTAGGACTCCAACGACGATGACAAAATACATTGTAAGTGAAACCTTGTCCATCTGTAAAGGAGAGGACTTTGTCGAAAGTCAAGAACTTTTGTCGAGTCAAGAATTCTTGTTTCTAAGCTAATAAATAATAGTAGCATAGGAAGGCGACTGGAAGCAGATGGTCATGCTTTCTAGTGGCCCAAAATTAATAGTGGTGGCCTGGTGGGTGCAGAAGGTATCAAGAGATAAGGTCCAAAATTCTAAATACAACTCTCTTGGTACCTTGACAAACACAAAGACACATCATGGTAACTTTACAAACACGAAGTCACATCATCACATCATTAAGATAACTTGGCAAACACAAAGGCACATCACTACTTCGTAGTTTCTGAGGGGTTGCTAGGAAACAACGTACATCCTGTCGTTGCACTGAAATGGACGTACTGCAAAAGCCATCTTTGTCAAGTGAGCAAATTAGGCAGATCAGCCATTAGGTTAAACCATTGTTTTGGTGCATATTTATAGGTACCATATATATAGTCTAACATGTCAAATCAAATAATATTGCAGAAGGACAAGACGACGGTGCTGACGAAGGCGGCCGGGTACCTGAGGACCCTGGAGGCACAGGTGTCGGAGCTGGAGGAGAAGAACAGCAAGCTGGAGAAGCACATCCCGGCCTTGGAGGAGGACGGCGGCACGCAGCAGCCGAGGCGGCAGAGAGCCAAGGTCCAGATCAGCAAGGCGTCGGAGGAGGTGGTGAGCCTGacggtgatggtgatggtggaGTGCGACGTGGTGGAGCTGGTGCTGCGCATCCTGGAGTGCCTCCGGTGGATGGAGCAGATCAGCGTGCTGTCCGTCGACGCCGACACCTACTCCCCGCAGGTGCTGCTCAAGGCCATCGCTAGCATCAAGCTCCGGGTCGACGGCGACTGGAACGAGGCGTCCTTCCACGAGGCCATGACCAAGGCGGTGAACGACGCGACCTCGTCGCCTCCTCCACACGCCCCGATCCTGCTCACCGCGTAGCACGCAGACGCAGCTTTGTGTGACCCGAGCCCCGAGGCAAAACCCCTGGGAAGAACAATTCATTGCCAGCAGCCATGTCTGGCTGCGCGAAGGCGTACGTAGAAACGGCAATCCGTTTGCAGTAGGGGGCGGACGGCTCGGCGCGTGTGAGCCTGTTAGGTATGGTGACCGGGCAGGAAGATGATGACAGCAAAATTGACTCCCGAGTTTAGTGAGAGCAGTAGAAATTGTTTAGGTTTTGGTTGGCAGAAGAGTAGTTGTACATACATGATGTGTGTATCCTGCCGCAGGTGATGGCGTGCAGCTTCAGTGCTATACGGAATGTACTAGTCAATATCATTTGTTGTTATTCGTTACCGACACTTTTCTGTACAAACGTTTTTCCTCGACTTCCTTTTAATTTGGTGGCCATTGCCCTTCCAGCTCTCCCTTTTTCCAAAGCGATCTTTGGCTACGAATCTTTATCTGCCCAGAGCGTGGGAAGAGTCTCATGCAAACCAAGCCAAGAAATGATCTCCTTCCAAATCCAGATGGTGAAGCGACGACGCTTGAACAAGAGGTATGGTGCCGATTCTTGAACCTGGTTGCAAATGGGCCAATTTCTGTAATTCAGCCATCCTAATTTGCATGACCAACCAAGCTAAGAATTTGCAATTAGGAGGATCCAATGTCTTCCAGGCCTAAGCATTCATGGTGCTTGAAACCATGCGCCCTTGTAAATTTCCAACGGATTACTACTCCGTGAGTGAGATGAACATCATATAGTAATTACCAAAGGCCCACGAATTATTGTATGTGGTCAATGTCCGTGTTGAGTGTTGATTACACTGACCCAAAAGTTGTTGTCGAGAGTCATCCGAACGGAGAAATTCTTATCTTTTGATAGCTAAAAAACAAATCTACGCCATGTATTTTGGGCGTAAACCATGCAACAAGGTGAGGTCCAAAACTTAGCCTTCTCCCCATCTACGACCGCGATAATGTTGGTTGTTGCGAGAAGATCTGTATCGTGCTTATTACAAGGATTCCCAATGCCAATCTAAGATTTAGTTTCATCGACTAAATCATACCAAAGCCGTTGAATGCTTAAGCTAGACAGAAAATTCTCAAGATGTAAGATGTCGACCCCCCAAGGTTGTCCAGACGACAAACAATCTCTCAAATTGACTTTGCACTTTCTTCTAGTGACCTTGCCGTGGTACACCCACAAGTATGCATGAAGAAGTGCAGTACTCATTTTCAGGACCCGCTTTAGGAAGCTCGAGGGACATGAGGCGGTAGCTGGATTGCAACGTAAGGATGGCACGGACCAAGATGTTTGGTCATCCATAGTGGCATTCTTACATTTCTAGGCCATGAGCTTGCCGATGGTCTTATCCTCTAAACATTAGAAATCAATCCTCCGAAGCTGTGATACAATAAGAGGAAGTCATGTGTAGCCATGGGGAAGGTTGCACTCGTGGCTAGGAAGGGGTAGATGATGTCATAGAGGTCATCACATCAGATACAGGCCACGAGCCTCTTTCGACAATTGGTGCTCAAACCAGTCACATCACCAAAGGATGCAAGTGTGGCTGTTCGGAGCTAGATACCTTGTCTTATGGAGCCCACAAAAACGACCGCTTCATTGACGTATAAGGAAGTACGAGCTATTGGGACTGTACCACCGAGGGTGTGTAGAGGGCCTTGAGTTGTTGCTTTGTTGAGGGTGCGGTCGGTAAGGTCTATGAACAAGTAGGAAATAAAGGGGTGACAACGGGTCACCTTCGTGAAGGACACCGGGGGTGGGATGTTTAGTCCCACCTTGCTAGTTCACAACGCATCTGAGCAGTTTATAAACCCAAACTTGGTGTTGGTTTATGGATACCTCTGTTACGCACTTTGGATGATTTCATGATCGCCTAAACACACATGCCGCCCTATCAGCCTGGTCTTGATATAAGGGTACTTGGATCCGTTTGATTAACATTGAATAATTTAGAGATTCTACATTAAGGGCGGGCCTGGTGCAGCGGTAGAGCCTCACCGCTTGTGACCGAGAGGTCCCAGGTTCGAGTCGCGGTCTCCTCATATTGCACTTCGTGAGGGTAAGActtgccactaacaccttcctcagaccccgcacagtgcgggagctcttagcactgggtacgtcctttTTTAGAGATTCTACATTGATCAAACATATCTAATTGAGTTATATATTGATGATTGAATTTTAGGATTTAATATATGATGGTTAGAGATATAAAAAATATCTTGATTCGGCACATTTTTTTAACTTGAGTCTGACAGTTAAATTGGTAGCAATTATTACAAATTTGAGGATGTTATATATATGGATGGTTAGAGATTCAAGAAATCAATATCCAATTAAATATGCATAAATTGTGTCCCACCTATGTCCCTTAAAATAATGGTGGCGTAAATTTTATCCAAAGTCAAACAATGTAAAGTTTGATTAAGTTTATATAAAATACTATCGACCTTTACAACAACATCATTAGATGTAATGGAATATATTTTCATAGTATATGTACAAAGTTGGCGAAGGATTGTTTTCACGATCCCAAGTCAAATCCATGCCAAAGATCGGAGTTTcaagtttggtttatttgtttggcAAGGGGCTCGGGTCAACGGGTTTGGATCAATGACACGATGTAGATGAAGAACTTGCCGCAAACTTTCTTATCGCCATGCTCACAAGATTGTACAAGACTAGAAGATCTGAAGATGAACTCGTAAAGAAGCGTGTTATTGCATATCTTATTTTTGCTATTTGCTTAGGTCATATCTTGGACAAAGCTATCGTATTTTTGTATGATATGCACGTATGGACAAAAAAAATCACACATGACAGTTATCTGTTGCAACAAAACAAAATCATGTGGGCAGCAGATAGAAGATCGCATCATTTCAAATGCACCCCATTTAGCAGAAAGCAACAACATATGCAATAAATCCCCACTGGTCACAACAAAAATGTTAAAAAAGCATGTCGTTGTTTGCAACAAAGACACTAACTTATACACAAATATGTTCAGCATACACAACTGTAGCACTTACAAGTGTATACACACAAAAAATAGACATGTAATATTTTGAAACGCCTTTCGCAACAAAGAAAAATTCCTTTGAAAAAGTGACAAGGAGTTGCAGCAGCTGCATGCCTGCATTGGCCACTGCAGAGTTGGAGCAGCGGTAAGGCCCAGCTCACTGGACGAGGTGCAACAACGGCAAAGGCCCACACGCGCAAGTCAGCACCGACACGGAGGAGCAACGTCCAGAGGAAGCGCGAGTCAGCAGCAACGGAGCGTGCTGTTTGTGAAGCAGCCCAGCAGATGTGCATATGGATACAGGGAGGATAGAGGGGCGTGAGAGAAACAGGCTGATGCTTCAACCAGTAGACAATTACTACCTCTGATCCTAAAAGATTGATGCAGAGATCGTTACGATAGGCTGCGCTAGCATACAGTCCCACATCGATTATTTCAGATAGGAGGTAGTAGTATTTTCTGAAATTAATTTAGTACAATACTGTACAAAACTTTCAGAATTCTACATATTTCAGACAAAACGACTGCTTCGATAACAAGAGCAGTACCTCACAGGGTAAGGTGACGTGAAAATATAGACAAAATTTTGCACGAGGCACCAATACAACTTTTGAGATTACAAACTTGATGGAACAAATAGAGTTCCTTTCTTCTTTCTA
Coding sequences within it:
- the LOC127342715 gene encoding uncharacterized protein, with translation MDDVWCSLDMAADISGLHSALADPFWQPFTHSAVSSIGNDSAYFGVDDVGLMVEVDGMADMDTTGFFGGEDARFVLPPSTSSSLSSKRSLSLDSGGSSGSITLDHAAAHASRQQGPPPPVAHQPFDHNDEAIMRAMMAVMSSGSPSPTSSASSRAQPFSRDSSVQQQASAMAPHPRGGGNGGHHVMVKSSLAVSPEGTSNGASRGQQPDSGNSGQLYHMMSERKRREKLNDSFLALRSLLPPCSKKDKTTVLTKAAGYLRTLEAQVSELEEKNSKLEKHIPALEEDGGTQQPRRQRAKVQISKASEEVVSLTVMVMVECDVVELVLRILECLRWMEQISVLSVDADTYSPQVLLKAIASIKLRVDGDWNEASFHEAMTKAVNDATSSPPPHAPILLTA